From Candidatus Pedobacter colombiensis, one genomic window encodes:
- the fucP gene encoding L-fucose:H+ symporter permease yields MNHNTEPEAIAIANPAVHIKDDTTTGKKYLVPFILVVSLFFLWGMAHNLDSVLIPHLKKACDLNNRQSTLIDTSVFLAYFLMAIPAGMLLKKWGYKASMISGLLVFALGAFLFVPAANQLSYATFLIALFIIGCGLTILETSANPYAAVLGSPEKATSRLNLAAAFNGSAAMVASFVGKFILSGKSHTKEELAAMSDSVRMDYFLSEASSVKLPYIILGSVLVLVAVIFYFMDLPEIKTKSKDGISSGSFLGALKHKHLKWAVVAQFFYVGAQVCVTSFFIRMAQQGGGFDEHTALNYLAMYGTLFMVGRFAGTFLLQFIASHKLLSIYAVISTVLCLVAILGEGAYVVYALGGIGFFMSVMFPTIFALGIEGIGEDTKAGSSWLIMSIVGGAILPYAMGTLIDMNGDHIQIGYSVPLVCFLIILFFGLKGYKIASK; encoded by the coding sequence ATGAACCATAATACAGAACCGGAAGCAATTGCCATAGCAAACCCTGCAGTCCATATCAAAGATGACACGACCACAGGCAAAAAGTATTTAGTGCCATTTATCCTTGTTGTAAGTTTGTTCTTCCTATGGGGAATGGCACATAACCTGGATTCTGTGTTAATTCCGCACTTAAAAAAGGCCTGCGATTTGAATAATCGTCAATCGACATTAATCGATACCTCTGTGTTTTTAGCCTATTTTCTGATGGCTATCCCGGCAGGGATGCTACTGAAGAAATGGGGTTATAAAGCCAGCATGATTAGCGGCTTACTTGTTTTTGCTCTAGGTGCATTCCTGTTTGTACCGGCAGCTAATCAGCTTTCTTATGCTACTTTTTTAATCGCACTGTTTATTATCGGCTGTGGTTTAACCATTTTGGAAACATCAGCTAATCCTTATGCCGCAGTATTGGGCAGTCCAGAAAAGGCCACCAGTAGACTTAATCTGGCTGCAGCTTTTAATGGATCGGCTGCGATGGTTGCTTCGTTTGTTGGCAAATTTATTTTATCAGGTAAATCTCATACTAAAGAAGAGCTGGCGGCAATGTCCGATTCAGTTCGGATGGATTATTTCCTTTCCGAAGCATCTTCAGTTAAGTTGCCTTATATCATTTTAGGTTCAGTGCTCGTATTGGTCGCAGTGATCTTCTATTTTATGGATCTTCCGGAGATCAAAACGAAGAGCAAAGATGGTATCTCGAGTGGTAGCTTCCTGGGTGCATTAAAACATAAGCATTTGAAATGGGCGGTTGTGGCTCAGTTTTTTTATGTAGGTGCACAAGTATGTGTAACCAGCTTTTTTATCAGAATGGCGCAACAGGGCGGAGGTTTTGATGAACATACGGCATTGAATTATCTGGCTATGTATGGCACCTTGTTTATGGTTGGTCGTTTTGCGGGAACATTTTTATTACAATTTATTGCTTCCCATAAGCTTTTATCTATTTACGCGGTTATTTCCACGGTCTTGTGTCTGGTAGCTATTTTAGGCGAAGGAGCTTATGTGGTATATGCTTTAGGGGGGATTGGTTTCTTTATGTCGGTGATGTTCCCAACTATTTTTGCATTAGGAATAGAGGGAATTGGGGAAGATACAAAAGCGGGGTCGTCATGGTTAATCATGTCAATAGTTGGTGGTGCAATTTTACCTTATGCAATGGGAACATTGATTGACATGAACGGCGACCATATTCAGATCGGTTACAGTGTACCATTGGTTTGTTTCCTGATCATTTTATTTTTTGGTCTTAAAGGGTACAAGATTGCCAGTAAATGA
- a CDS encoding MaoC/PaaZ C-terminal domain-containing protein codes for MYFKSIFFEDYQLEEKRITLGRTITETDFVVHAGHTGDFFPHHMDEEWCKTQPFKHRIAHGTMVFSIGIGLTASEINPEAFSKGYDRLRFVKPVFIGDTIHSEITISEKAEAKKPEYGTVTEHVEIKNQHGEVVLVCDHLLLVKKK; via the coding sequence ATGTATTTTAAATCAATATTTTTTGAAGATTACCAGTTAGAAGAGAAAAGGATAACATTGGGGCGTACGATTACAGAAACAGATTTCGTAGTTCATGCAGGGCATACAGGAGATTTTTTTCCGCATCATATGGACGAAGAATGGTGCAAAACCCAACCATTTAAACATAGAATTGCCCATGGAACGATGGTGTTTAGCATTGGCATTGGATTAACAGCATCGGAAATTAATCCTGAAGCTTTTTCTAAAGGATATGATCGCCTGCGCTTTGTAAAACCTGTATTTATTGGAGATACCATTCATTCGGAGATTACCATTTCGGAAAAGGCGGAAGCTAAAAAGCCGGAATACGGAACGGTAACAGAGCATGTAGAAATTAAAAATCAACACGGAGAAGTTGTATTGGTCTGTGACCACCTGCTGCTTGTAAAAAAGAAATAA
- a CDS encoding Gfo/Idh/MocA family oxidoreductase, with the protein MNIIYQPQLPETIQPIIIIGAGGIVADAHLPAYKKAGFTVYGIVNRTRAKAEKLAEDFQIPHVYDTVAEAVANAPENAVYDLTIMPEQYLEVLAQLSDGAAVLIQKPMGDSFDQAKEILELCRQKKLVAAINFQLRFAPFVSAARYMIAQGMIGELYDMEVRVTIKTPWEIFPHVMVHPRLEILYHSIHYVDMLRSFLGNPETVMAKTLKHPAKTLSSSRSTILMDYGDTMHAVINTNHDHDFGPHNQECFIKWEGTKGAIKAKMGLLMDYPHGVPDVFEYCFLEEGKEPVWKQLKLEGSWFPEAFVGTMASLMRFKEGSSDILHTGVEDVINTMAVVESAYLCSDKGGVRVSEQLNNK; encoded by the coding sequence ATGAATATTATATATCAACCTCAGCTGCCTGAAACTATACAACCCATTATTATTATAGGTGCTGGTGGTATTGTAGCCGATGCCCATCTTCCGGCTTATAAAAAAGCAGGTTTCACTGTTTATGGAATTGTAAATCGGACAAGAGCAAAAGCAGAGAAATTGGCAGAGGATTTTCAAATCCCTCATGTTTATGATACGGTGGCAGAAGCAGTAGCAAATGCACCTGAAAATGCGGTGTACGACCTGACGATAATGCCAGAGCAATATCTGGAGGTGTTGGCGCAGTTGTCAGATGGAGCCGCAGTGCTAATCCAGAAACCGATGGGCGACAGTTTTGATCAGGCTAAAGAAATACTGGAGCTATGCAGGCAGAAAAAACTGGTAGCAGCGATTAACTTTCAGCTTCGCTTTGCGCCTTTTGTAAGTGCCGCAAGGTATATGATAGCACAGGGGATGATTGGCGAGTTATACGATATGGAAGTTCGCGTAACTATTAAAACGCCATGGGAGATTTTTCCGCATGTGATGGTACATCCACGCCTGGAAATTCTTTATCATAGTATCCATTATGTTGATATGCTCCGTTCTTTTTTAGGGAATCCGGAAACGGTAATGGCGAAGACCTTAAAGCATCCTGCTAAAACACTTTCATCTTCACGTTCTACCATTTTAATGGATTACGGAGATACCATGCATGCGGTGATCAATACCAATCATGATCATGATTTTGGGCCGCATAATCAGGAGTGTTTCATTAAATGGGAGGGAACAAAAGGAGCAATAAAAGCTAAAATGGGCCTGCTTATGGATTATCCACATGGCGTTCCTGATGTGTTTGAATATTGCTTTCTGGAGGAAGGAAAAGAGCCTGTGTGGAAGCAACTGAAACTGGAAGGGTCCTGGTTTCCAGAGGCATTTGTCGGTACGATGGCCAGCTTAATGCGGTTTAAGGAAGGTTCATCTGATATCCTCCATACCGGCGTGGAAGATGTGATCAATACGATGGCCGTGGTAGAAAGTGCTTACCTATGCAGCGATAAAGGTGGCGTAAGGGTAAGCGAGCAGTTGAATAATAAATAA
- a CDS encoding extracellular solute-binding protein: MTKNEVFRIALRKFGPFESAMQKVWDQYCLYSGCELKAELVSLDLHELHETTLKQDGLKNGDWDVAHINTDWLYEGYTNGAFEDLKPFITANSPSEFPHGWSNSLLASQQFDEAIVGLPFHDGPECLIYRKDLFDDPEAQKSYLAQYGKPLFVPETWADFQQVARFFNHPEQNLYGSVFACYPDGHNTVFDFCLQLWSRGGTLVDEQGRVNINTQQAIEGLEFYREIVKDKNAVHPGSVNFDSVQAGAAFAKGEVAMMINWFGFASVCEVDPASAVKGKVEVGLLPTSPGSKSASLNVYWLYTVGSGSKYKATAYDFIRFAVNEENDKLLTLEGGIGCRISTWKDRKVNEIVPYYHKLEQLHESARTLPQKHNWADIASLIDEMVLSTLNSELLVAEIVKTTQDKINLIDK; encoded by the coding sequence ATGACTAAAAATGAAGTATTCAGAATTGCCTTACGTAAGTTTGGCCCCTTTGAATCTGCCATGCAAAAAGTATGGGATCAATATTGTCTTTATTCCGGTTGTGAATTAAAGGCAGAGCTGGTTTCTTTAGACTTGCATGAACTTCATGAAACTACACTAAAGCAGGATGGTCTTAAAAATGGTGATTGGGATGTAGCACATATCAATACGGATTGGTTGTATGAAGGGTATACGAATGGTGCTTTCGAAGATTTAAAGCCTTTTATCACTGCAAACTCTCCTTCGGAATTTCCACATGGATGGAGTAATTCACTATTGGCTTCGCAGCAATTTGACGAAGCAATTGTGGGCCTGCCATTTCATGATGGACCGGAATGTCTGATTTACAGAAAGGACTTGTTTGATGATCCTGAGGCCCAAAAAAGCTATTTAGCTCAATACGGAAAACCATTATTTGTACCCGAAACATGGGCCGATTTCCAACAGGTGGCCCGGTTTTTTAACCATCCCGAGCAAAATTTATATGGAAGTGTATTTGCCTGTTATCCTGATGGCCATAATACCGTGTTTGATTTTTGCCTGCAATTGTGGAGTCGCGGTGGAACACTTGTGGATGAACAAGGCAGAGTTAATATAAATACACAGCAAGCTATCGAAGGACTTGAGTTTTACAGGGAGATCGTTAAAGATAAAAATGCGGTACATCCCGGTTCAGTGAATTTTGATTCTGTACAGGCCGGTGCTGCATTTGCGAAGGGAGAGGTAGCGATGATGATCAACTGGTTTGGCTTTGCCTCGGTTTGTGAGGTAGATCCGGCTTCAGCTGTAAAAGGAAAGGTAGAAGTTGGCTTATTGCCTACTTCTCCGGGCAGTAAATCAGCATCATTAAACGTTTACTGGTTATATACAGTGGGTTCGGGCAGCAAGTATAAAGCAACAGCCTACGATTTTATCCGCTTTGCAGTAAATGAGGAAAATGATAAACTATTAACCCTTGAAGGAGGAATTGGTTGCCGGATTTCGACCTGGAAAGACAGAAAAGTAAACGAAATTGTCCCTTATTACCATAAGCTCGAACAGCTGCATGAAAGTGCCAGAACATTGCCACAGAAGCACAATTGGGCAGACATTGCATCGTTAATTGATGAAATGGTGTTAAGCACCCTAAACTCAGAATTACTTGTCGCTGAAATTGTAAAGACAACTCAGGATAAAATTAATTTAATCGATAAGTAG
- a CDS encoding CaiB/BaiF CoA-transferase family protein yields MTTLEEYLVVDFSQFLSGPSASLRLADMGARVIKIERLGVGDICRTLYTSNVIMNGESSVFHAINRNKESFEVNLKDERDCQMVRELLAKADVMIHNFRPGVMERLGFDYESVKQINPNIIYGELSGYGVEVDGKGKPGQDLLLQSVTGLTWLSGNADSGPVAMGLSIVDMLAGSHLAQGILACLFRKITSKVGALVQVSMIESAYDFQFETITTFMNEGEALPERTAKNNANAYLGAPYGIYKTEDGHIALAMGSIPVLADLLQCEEMKKYVVPAEAFDKRDEIKPILANHLLKGTTEKWLSILEPADIWCADVLNWKQLMEHEGFKALNMIQKVEMSDGYQYQTTRCPIRIDGELLTSAKGSPKLGQDNEQIIRQFINIKSSIHD; encoded by the coding sequence ATGACCACCCTTGAAGAATATTTAGTAGTTGATTTTAGCCAGTTTCTGTCAGGTCCTTCTGCAAGTCTGCGGTTGGCCGACATGGGTGCAAGGGTAATTAAAATAGAACGTTTAGGTGTAGGTGATATTTGTCGCACTTTGTACACTTCTAATGTGATCATGAATGGAGAATCTTCTGTCTTTCATGCCATCAATCGCAATAAGGAAAGTTTTGAAGTGAATTTAAAAGATGAGCGGGATTGTCAAATGGTACGTGAGCTTTTGGCAAAGGCGGATGTGATGATCCATAACTTTCGTCCCGGTGTGATGGAAAGATTGGGTTTCGATTATGAATCTGTAAAACAGATCAATCCAAATATCATTTATGGGGAACTTTCTGGTTACGGTGTGGAAGTTGATGGTAAGGGAAAACCTGGACAGGATTTGTTGTTGCAATCTGTCACGGGCTTAACCTGGTTAAGTGGTAATGCTGATAGTGGACCTGTAGCAATGGGTTTATCTATTGTAGATATGCTTGCTGGCTCGCATCTTGCCCAAGGCATTTTAGCTTGTTTGTTTCGTAAAATAACAAGTAAGGTTGGGGCCTTGGTACAGGTGAGCATGATCGAATCTGCTTATGATTTTCAATTTGAAACCATTACCACTTTTATGAACGAAGGAGAGGCCCTTCCTGAACGAACGGCGAAGAATAATGCAAATGCGTATTTAGGAGCACCTTATGGTATTTATAAAACTGAAGATGGACATATAGCACTGGCTATGGGATCGATACCTGTTTTAGCCGATTTGTTGCAATGCGAAGAAATGAAGAAATATGTAGTACCTGCCGAAGCTTTTGATAAACGTGATGAGATTAAACCTATTCTCGCAAATCATTTGCTGAAGGGCACTACAGAAAAATGGCTGTCAATTTTGGAGCCTGCAGATATATGGTGTGCAGATGTGTTGAATTGGAAGCAACTGATGGAACATGAGGGGTTTAAAGCCTTAAACATGATCCAGAAAGTGGAAATGAGTGATGGCTATCAGTATCAGACTACAAGATGTCCGATCAGGATTGATGGAGAATTGTTAACTTCAGCCAAAGGTTCGCCTAAATTGGGGCAGGATAATGAACAAATCATCCGCCAGTTTATTAATATAAAATCAAGCATCCATGACTAA
- a CDS encoding CaiB/BaiF CoA-transferase family protein, with translation MRRPLEGILVLEFCQFLAGPSAGLKMADLGARVIKIERPIKGDACRQLAIKNLFVDEDSLLFHTINRNKESYAADLKNSEDLDAIRKLIARADVMTHNFRPGVMEKIGLDYQSVKTVNPKIIYAAVTGYGNEGPWVGKPGQDLLVQSVSGLTHLSGSSEEGPVPFGLSVTDIMCGNHLTQGIIAALIKRAKTNKSVLVEVSLLESALDVQFEVLTTYLNDGGQLPKRSKVKGSGHAYLSAPYGTYQTADGYIALAMGDLSKISKLIGCDISAIYTNAKDSFENRDELITLLGRTFKTNTNQHWLEVLEPHDIWCAAVLNYKEATELEVFKNMEMRQQLDLGNERTLDTTRAPLQIDGRKLFASKAAPKIGADNQKINKEFELK, from the coding sequence ATGAGAAGACCACTTGAAGGAATACTGGTCTTAGAGTTTTGTCAGTTTTTAGCAGGCCCCTCAGCCGGGTTAAAGATGGCTGATTTGGGCGCTCGTGTCATTAAAATTGAGCGTCCGATAAAAGGTGATGCCTGCAGACAACTGGCCATCAAAAATCTTTTTGTAGATGAGGATAGTTTGCTTTTTCATACCATCAATAGAAATAAAGAATCGTATGCTGCAGATCTGAAGAATTCTGAGGATTTAGATGCCATCCGGAAACTGATCGCCAGAGCTGATGTAATGACACATAATTTCAGACCAGGGGTAATGGAGAAAATTGGATTGGATTACCAGTCTGTAAAAACCGTTAACCCTAAAATTATATATGCCGCAGTAACAGGCTACGGAAATGAAGGACCTTGGGTAGGTAAACCAGGGCAGGATTTGTTGGTACAGTCAGTTTCGGGATTAACCCATTTATCGGGCAGTAGCGAAGAAGGTCCGGTGCCATTTGGATTGTCGGTAACAGACATTATGTGTGGTAATCACCTCACACAGGGAATTATTGCCGCTTTAATTAAGCGGGCAAAAACAAATAAAAGTGTATTGGTAGAGGTAAGTCTGCTGGAATCCGCATTGGATGTTCAGTTTGAGGTGTTGACTACTTACTTGAACGATGGTGGACAGTTACCGAAAAGGAGTAAAGTGAAAGGAAGCGGACACGCTTATTTAAGTGCTCCTTATGGAACCTATCAAACCGCTGATGGTTACATTGCACTTGCAATGGGGGATTTGAGTAAGATCAGTAAACTGATAGGTTGTGATATTTCTGCAATCTATACGAATGCTAAAGACTCATTTGAAAACAGGGATGAGCTGATCACATTGCTGGGACGGACTTTTAAAACCAATACCAACCAACATTGGCTAGAGGTATTGGAACCTCATGATATCTGGTGTGCCGCAGTATTGAACTATAAAGAAGCAACAGAACTCGAAGTATTTAAAAATATGGAGATGAGGCAACAGCTGGATCTTGGTAATGAGAGAACACTGGATACTACAAGAGCACCCTTGCAGATTGATGGGCGTAAATTATTTGCCAGCAAAGCAGCACCTAAAATTGGTGCGGACAACCAGAAAATTAACAAAGAATTTGAATTGAAATAG
- a CDS encoding extracellular solute-binding protein translates to MSDKINLKGITWNHSRGFVPMVATAQRFSELNPSVEITWEKRSLQQFADFSIQELAQHFDLLVIDHPWAGFAAKMQSILPLDTYLTKAYLDDQCKSTVGHSFESYSYDGHQWALPIDAATPVASSRPDLLEKHGFKLPASFADLLKLANKGLVAFAGIPIDVLMNFYTFCCSLGEDPCQQEDIIVSQETGVKALQMYRELASKIHRDNFKRNPIQVYEAMTLSDDIAYCPFAYGYSNYSRNGYARKLLHFHDMISLDGQTNLRSTLGGTGLAVSSSSENIEMAVKYAAYVASPACQQSVFFENGGQPGHLSSWTATDVNIKSSNFFTNTLPALQRAFLRPRYHGHMFFQDHAGDIVRDYLMEGGSELRVLEQMNKLYVESRSLILS, encoded by the coding sequence ATGAGTGACAAGATTAATTTAAAAGGAATAACATGGAACCATAGCCGGGGCTTTGTGCCCATGGTGGCCACGGCACAACGGTTTTCGGAGTTAAACCCATCGGTAGAAATTACCTGGGAGAAAAGAAGTTTACAGCAATTTGCTGATTTTTCAATACAAGAGTTGGCACAGCATTTTGATCTGTTGGTGATCGATCATCCCTGGGCAGGCTTCGCCGCTAAAATGCAGTCTATCCTTCCATTGGATACTTATCTGACTAAAGCCTATTTAGATGACCAGTGCAAAAGTACCGTTGGACATTCGTTTGAAAGTTACTCTTATGATGGTCACCAATGGGCTTTGCCCATTGATGCTGCTACTCCTGTAGCTTCAAGCAGACCTGATCTGTTAGAAAAGCATGGTTTTAAGTTGCCTGCGTCTTTTGCAGATCTGCTTAAGCTGGCTAATAAAGGTTTAGTTGCCTTTGCAGGAATTCCCATTGATGTGCTGATGAATTTTTATACTTTCTGCTGTTCTCTTGGTGAAGATCCTTGTCAGCAAGAAGACATCATCGTTTCGCAGGAAACTGGTGTAAAAGCTTTGCAAATGTACCGCGAACTGGCTTCAAAAATTCACAGAGATAATTTTAAAAGAAATCCCATACAAGTGTACGAGGCCATGACCTTAAGCGATGACATTGCTTATTGCCCTTTTGCTTATGGCTATTCCAACTATTCAAGAAATGGTTATGCACGTAAATTGCTGCATTTTCATGATATGATTTCTTTAGATGGGCAAACCAATTTACGCAGTACTTTAGGCGGTACGGGATTGGCTGTGTCTTCCAGCTCAGAAAATATAGAAATGGCGGTTAAATATGCAGCCTATGTAGCTTCCCCTGCTTGTCAACAAAGCGTTTTCTTCGAAAATGGCGGTCAGCCAGGTCATTTAAGTTCATGGACTGCTACCGATGTGAACATCAAATCAAGCAATTTCTTTACCAATACTTTGCCTGCTTTGCAACGTGCCTTTCTTCGCCCACGTTACCATGGACACATGTTTTTTCAGGATCATGCTGGTGATATCGTAAGAGATTACCTGATGGAGGGAGGATCGGAATTACGCGTGCTGGAGCAGATGAACAAGTTGTATGTTGAATCACGAAGCTTAATATTATCATGA
- the galB gene encoding beta-galactosidase GalB has protein sequence MTLRKNLVLLFLILIVGLKASSQSRIHQSFNQDWKFFLGDHAEAKSSDFNDLGWRKLSLPHDWSIEGKFDEKNPAKPEGGGLPTGIAWYRKSFTLPAALQQKNIFIEFDGVYKNSEVWINDHLLGKRPYGYSSFRYELTKYLKAGKNVIAVRVDNSAQPDSRWYSGSGIYRNVWLSATGKVAVDHWGTFVSTPEVSKATAKVSFKTTVRNQDKLKRKVDVQSQVFDTKGNLVATAKTEDVMLKDTLTEVTQFATINNPELWSVSRPHLYKVVTRLFVGKKLLDSYETPLGIRYFNFDAAKGFTLNDEYLKILGVCMHHDLGALGAAVNIRAMERQLEILKEMGCNAIRTAHNPPAPELLDLCDKMGFLVMDEAFDMWKKKKNSKDYHLNFTEWHASDLQDMVKRDRNHPSVILWSIGNEIREQFDSTGLAITKELVKLVKDLDTTRPVLSALTETDAKKNFIYQAGVLDIYGLNYNHKLYKDFPKNYPGQKFLATETTSSLDTRGFYEMPSDSIRRWPKDGKTKFTEGNAEFAASSYDNVSAYWGSTHEETWKEAKKYDHVSGLFVWTGFDYLGEPLPYPWPARSSYFGIVDLAGFPKDAYYMYQSEWTNKPVLHLFPHWNWTAGKMVDVWAYYNNADEVELFLNGKSLGKRTKQGEDLHIVWSVKYEPGTLKAVSKKNGQVVLVKEINTAGKPAKIELLTDRNQIAADGKDLSFVTVRILDAKGNLVPDADNLVQFKLEGEGTIAGVDNGFQASLEPFKAEYRKAYRGLCLAIVEAKNKAGKIKLIATSAGLKPSEVWISVKGIK, from the coding sequence ATGACGTTAAGAAAGAACCTGGTATTGCTTTTTCTGATATTGATTGTTGGCCTTAAAGCCAGTAGTCAGTCTCGTATACACCAAAGTTTTAATCAGGACTGGAAGTTTTTTTTAGGAGATCATGCTGAGGCTAAATCGTCGGATTTTAATGATTTAGGCTGGAGAAAGCTGAGCTTGCCACATGACTGGAGTATTGAAGGGAAATTTGATGAAAAGAACCCGGCAAAGCCGGAAGGAGGTGGATTACCCACGGGGATCGCCTGGTACAGGAAGTCGTTTACTTTGCCTGCTGCGTTGCAGCAAAAAAACATATTCATCGAGTTTGATGGCGTATATAAAAACAGTGAAGTATGGATAAATGATCATTTGCTGGGCAAACGCCCGTATGGTTATAGCTCTTTTCGATATGAGCTGACAAAATATTTAAAGGCTGGTAAGAATGTCATCGCTGTGCGGGTAGACAACTCAGCACAGCCTGATTCGAGGTGGTACTCCGGATCTGGTATTTACCGTAACGTTTGGTTAAGCGCTACTGGAAAGGTAGCCGTGGATCATTGGGGTACATTTGTAAGTACACCGGAGGTGAGTAAAGCGACAGCTAAAGTAAGCTTTAAGACTACGGTCAGAAATCAGGATAAATTAAAAAGGAAGGTTGATGTACAGTCGCAGGTTTTTGATACAAAAGGGAACCTTGTGGCTACTGCTAAAACGGAGGATGTAATGCTGAAAGACACACTTACCGAAGTCACACAGTTTGCTACAATAAACAACCCGGAATTATGGTCAGTAAGCCGACCTCATCTATACAAAGTAGTAACCCGATTATTTGTAGGTAAAAAACTGTTAGATAGTTACGAAACGCCACTCGGGATTCGTTATTTTAATTTTGATGCAGCAAAAGGTTTTACGCTGAATGATGAATATCTAAAAATATTAGGTGTCTGTATGCACCATGATCTAGGTGCTTTAGGGGCTGCGGTGAATATAAGGGCAATGGAGCGTCAGCTTGAAATACTAAAGGAAATGGGCTGTAATGCCATTCGCACGGCGCATAATCCACCAGCGCCGGAACTACTTGATCTTTGCGATAAAATGGGTTTCCTGGTGATGGATGAGGCTTTTGACATGTGGAAGAAGAAGAAAAACTCAAAGGATTATCACTTAAACTTTACAGAATGGCATGCTTCCGATCTGCAGGATATGGTTAAACGCGATAGGAACCATCCTTCAGTTATTTTATGGAGCATAGGAAACGAAATTCGTGAGCAGTTTGACAGTACTGGCCTAGCCATCACTAAAGAATTGGTGAAACTGGTAAAAGATCTGGATACTACCCGCCCGGTTTTATCCGCACTTACAGAAACCGATGCAAAGAAGAATTTTATTTATCAGGCAGGTGTATTGGATATATACGGCTTGAATTATAACCATAAACTGTATAAGGATTTTCCGAAGAATTATCCTGGACAGAAGTTCCTGGCTACAGAAACAACCTCTTCCTTAGATACCCGTGGTTTTTATGAAATGCCATCTGATAGTATCCGTCGCTGGCCAAAAGATGGCAAAACGAAATTTACAGAAGGTAACGCCGAATTTGCAGCTTCGTCGTATGATAATGTATCGGCCTACTGGGGTTCAACACATGAAGAAACCTGGAAGGAGGCTAAAAAGTACGACCATGTTTCAGGTTTATTTGTGTGGACAGGATTTGATTATTTAGGAGAACCATTGCCATATCCATGGCCAGCCAGAAGCTCTTATTTTGGCATTGTTGATTTGGCAGGATTTCCAAAGGATGCCTACTATATGTACCAGAGTGAGTGGACAAACAAGCCAGTATTACATCTGTTTCCACACTGGAACTGGACGGCCGGTAAAATGGTCGATGTGTGGGCTTATTACAACAATGCAGATGAAGTAGAACTATTCTTGAATGGAAAATCATTAGGAAAGAGAACCAAACAGGGAGAAGACTTGCACATTGTGTGGTCGGTAAAATATGAACCGGGTACTTTAAAAGCTGTTTCTAAAAAGAATGGTCAGGTGGTACTGGTTAAGGAGATTAATACTGCAGGTAAACCGGCTAAAATAGAATTGCTTACAGATAGAAATCAAATTGCGGCCGATGGAAAGGATCTTTCCTTTGTTACCGTAAGAATTTTGGATGCAAAAGGAAACCTGGTACCTGATGCAGATAACCTGGTACAATTTAAACTGGAAGGTGAGGGTACAATTGCAGGTGTTGATAATGGCTTTCAGGCTAGTCTGGAGCCTTTTAAAGCGGAATATAGAAAAGCTTATCGTGGCTTGTGTCTGGCCATTGTAGAGGCTAAAAACAAAGCAGGAAAAATAAAATTAATAGCGACATCTGCAGGGCTTAAACCCTCAGAAGTATGGATTAGCGTAAAAGGAATAAAGTAA